The Halobacillus amylolyticus nucleotide sequence GAGGCTGTAAATCGCTCGTTTCAGACTTATTGGAGTATGCGTTAGGTGATCAATATGACCAAAATCAAAAAGAATCTATTTGTACATGTAGCACTTTATCAAGGGATGAAGTAATCGAAGAGATTAAATTGAAAGAATTGACACATACACGTGAAGTGATGAATGTTCTCGGTTGGACATCAGAAGAGGGCTGTTCTAAATGTAAGCCTGCTTTGAACTACTACCTGGGAATGCTTAACCCGACTGAGTATAAAGATGAAAGAGAGTCGCGATTTGTTAATGAAAGGTTACATGCCAATATTCAAAACAATGGGACGTATTCAGTTGTACCACGTATGTATGGAGGTGTAACCAATGCCGAAGATTTACGAAGAATTGCCGATGTAGCAGATAAATACGAGGTTAAAATGATCAAAGTGACCGGGGGACAGCGACTTGACCTACTAGGTGTCCAAAAAGGAGATTTGCCAAGTATGTGGTCGGAGCTTGATATGCCCTCAGGTTCCGCTTACGCAAAAGGGTTACGTACAGTAAAAACGTGTGTGGGGGCTGACTTCTGCCGATTTGGAACACAGGACTCAATTGGTTTAGGGGTTCAGATGGAAAAGAAATTCGAAGGACTGAATACACCACATAAAGTAAAAATGAGTGTATCAGCTTGCCCGAGGAACTGTGCTGAGGGATCAGTTAAGGACGTAGGGGTCATTGGATTGGACGGGGAATTTGAACTATACGTCGGTGGTAATGGAGGGACACATATGAGAAAGGCGGAACTGCTTGCCAAAGTGAAAACCGAAGCAGAAGTATTAAATACAACAGCCGCTTTCTTACAATATTATCGTGAAAATGCCAGCTACTTAGAAAGAACCTCCGCCTGGGTGGAACGGGTAGGAATTGAACATATTCAGAACGTTCTTTCTAATAAGAAAACGTTCATTGATTTAAATCAAAGAATGGACGAAGCCCTGTCTGTAGTGCAAGATCCTTGGAAAGAGGCGATAAAAAGTGAAACATTGCTAAGAGACCTTTATGAAAATGTAAAAGTGCCTGCAGGTTCAAACTAATCTACCGAGGGGGGGAACAGGGAATGGAAAAACTATTAAATAAGATTTTTGTAGCAAAAGTTAATGAGCTTCCCGAAAAGCTAGGGAGAACCGTTCATGTGCATGGGTTGGAGTTAGCCATTTTCAAACTGGTGGATGGTGATATACGAGTCATCGAAAACCGTTGTCCCCATAAAGGTGGTGTACTTGCTGAAGGGATGATCAGCGGGGAGCACGTATTCTGCCCGATGCATGATTGGAAAATCAGCGTTGTAGATGGAAAAGTTCAGAAACCAGACATCGGTTGTGTACAAACGTTTGAAGTGAAAGTGGAAAAAGACAATGTCTACGTCATGTTGCCGGAGAAATAGGAGGGCTCTTATGTCAAAAGTTTATTTAGTTGGAGCAGGTCCGGGGGATCCCGATTTAATCACGGTTAAAGCACTCAAATGTATTCAGCAAGCCGATGTTATTCTATACGATCGCTTAGTAAACGAACAATTACTTAGAGAAGCGCGGTCTGGTGCGGATCTAGTTTTTTGTGGAAAGCATCCAAATTTTCATATTTTGAAACAAGAATCAATCAATCTTTTATTGGTGGAATACGCGAAGCGAGGTAAAACCGTTATTCGATTAAAAGGGGGAGACCCATTTGTATTCGGACGGGGAGCTGAAGAAGCGGAAGCATTAGCTAAGCACGGCATTTCATGCGAGGTGGTCCCAGGAATTACTTCTGGGATTGCTGTTCCTGCTTATGCTGATATTCCCGTAACCCACAGAGATATGGGCAGTTCTTTTGCAGTAATAGCAGGGCATCAATGCAAAGGAAACGATAAAAAAATTGACTGGAAAAGTCTATCCGAGAATATCGATACATTGGCTATTTATATGGGGGTCAGCAACCTTCCCCGTATATGTGAACAATTGCTTGATAATGAGAAAAGCTCGGATACACCTGTAGCTGTTATTCAGCAGGGAACAACGGAACATCAACGGGTACTTACGGGAACACTTGCGAACATTGTCCAGTTAGTGGGGAAATCAGGGGTATCTAACCCAGCGGTGATTGTTGTCGGTGAAGTTGTGCGTTTCCGCGATCGTTTACACCACTTGAAAGTTATGAATCAAGGATTGGTCGAGCCCAGTGCAATTAAAGCTTGATAAAATGGTGTGATCAAATGCAAGCGGTTCTGTGGATTGGTCTATAGGATAGGTAAAGGCCTCCGAGTACAGTATGACTCATATTGGAGGCTTAATGTAATGCTCCAGTGAATGGAGCATCTTTTTTTGTGCCTGTGGATCTAAGTATTCGTCAGAGAGAATCTCATGTAAGTGATTTCTCCTTTCTTGATGTGGGAGGTTGGATTGCTTTAATAGCTGGCGAGCCTCAAATAAAAAATCGAGATATTGTTCATAGCTTTCGTCATATTGGTTCGATAAGTCTTTTTTAATTTTCTTTGCAAAAAGAGGACTGGCACCATGTGTAGAAATAGCTACGGTCAGCTTGCCTCGCTCGAAATGAGCTGGGAAATGTACATTCCCGACATCAGCCTTATCGGCAGCGTTGATTAAACGGTTGGAAGGGGTTGATTCAACAACAGTGTTATTAACTGTTCTGTTATTTGTGGCGACAATGATTAAGAATGCTTCGTCCACATCAT carries:
- the cobA gene encoding uroporphyrinogen-III C-methyltransferase → MSKVYLVGAGPGDPDLITVKALKCIQQADVILYDRLVNEQLLREARSGADLVFCGKHPNFHILKQESINLLLVEYAKRGKTVIRLKGGDPFVFGRGAEEAEALAKHGISCEVVPGITSGIAVPAYADIPVTHRDMGSSFAVIAGHQCKGNDKKIDWKSLSENIDTLAIYMGVSNLPRICEQLLDNEKSSDTPVAVIQQGTTEHQRVLTGTLANIVQLVGKSGVSNPAVIVVGEVVRFRDRLHHLKVMNQGLVEPSAIKA
- the nirD gene encoding nitrite reductase small subunit NirD, translated to MEKLLNKIFVAKVNELPEKLGRTVHVHGLELAIFKLVDGDIRVIENRCPHKGGVLAEGMISGEHVFCPMHDWKISVVDGKVQKPDIGCVQTFEVKVEKDNVYVMLPEK
- a CDS encoding NAD(P)-binding protein — encoded protein: MTFIPIMLDLKGRKVVVIGGGHVAKRRIDSLLDSEAFLTVISPKLIPELIHYYEEARINWEQKCFSPDDVDEAFLIIVATNNRTVNNTVVESTPSNRLINAADKADVGNVHFPAHFERGKLTVAISTHGASPLFAKKIKKDLSNQYDESYEQYLDFLFEARQLLKQSNLPHQERRNHLHEILSDEYLDPQAQKKMLHSLEHYIKPPI